In Alkalihalobacillus sp. FSL W8-0930, a single window of DNA contains:
- a CDS encoding phosphatidylglycerophosphatase A, whose protein sequence is MRTVCSQKELSDKARDWLTFRGVTIDDMAELVHFLQKAYHPNLSMELCKENVERVLSKREVQNAIITGIQLDILTEKKLLEAPLQGILERDEGLYGIDEVIALSIVNVYGSIGFTNYGYVDKLKPGILKKLNEKKEGVCHTFLDDIVGAIAAAASSRLAHRMEEEPTIQMSTEKELEV, encoded by the coding sequence ATGAGAACCGTTTGTTCACAAAAAGAATTGTCAGATAAGGCAAGAGATTGGCTTACATTTAGAGGAGTCACTATAGATGACATGGCTGAGCTTGTTCACTTTTTACAGAAGGCTTATCATCCGAACCTGTCAATGGAGCTATGCAAGGAAAATGTTGAACGTGTTCTATCAAAGCGAGAAGTTCAAAATGCAATCATTACAGGCATTCAGTTAGATATTTTAACGGAGAAAAAGCTGCTCGAAGCTCCCTTGCAAGGCATTCTAGAACGGGATGAAGGCTTATATGGAATTGACGAGGTGATCGCTTTATCCATTGTGAATGTGTACGGTTCCATCGGTTTTACAAACTATGGATATGTCGACAAGCTAAAGCCTGGCATTCTAAAAAAATTAAACGAGAAAAAAGAAGGCGTTTGTCACACCTTCTTAGATGATATTGTAGGAGCCATTGCAGCAGCTGCATCCAGTCGTCTTGCACATCGAATGGAGGAAGAACCTACTATTCAAATGTCCACTGAGAAAGAGCTTGAAGTGTAA
- a CDS encoding homoserine dehydrogenase has translation MAESVKVGLLGLGTVGTGVASIITRHQKELQHQVGCPVEIKKVVVRDKQKFRESLIQDSLLTEDPYDVIQDQEIDIVVEVIGGVEQTKEWLLDALKQKKHVVTANKDLMAIHGAQLLKTAVENQCDLYYEASVAGGIPILRSLSDGLSADRIKKIMGIVNGTTNYILTKMSTEGSSYEDVLKQAQDLGFAESDPTSDVEGLDAARKMAILATLGFSAPVSLNDVSVEGISNISDTDLHYAERLGYTMKLIGIADRTDGKIDVSVRPTLLPNEHPLSSVHNEYNAVYIHGEAVGETMFYGPGAGSLPTATAVVSDLVTVMKNMRLGVNGKSVLAPMNEKKLKEASEIGSQYFIRLRVLDQTGTFSAITALFAEFDVSFEKLLQLPVEGEELAEIIVVTHKTSKQTFDGLIERLKNVEVVESVESSYCVEGGN, from the coding sequence GTGGCAGAGTCAGTAAAAGTAGGGCTTCTTGGTCTAGGAACAGTAGGAACAGGGGTGGCATCCATTATTACTCGCCACCAAAAGGAATTACAGCATCAAGTAGGCTGTCCTGTTGAAATTAAAAAGGTTGTCGTTCGAGACAAACAGAAATTTCGCGAGAGCTTAATCCAGGACTCGCTTTTAACGGAAGATCCTTACGATGTCATTCAAGATCAAGAGATTGATATAGTTGTGGAAGTGATTGGAGGAGTCGAGCAAACAAAGGAATGGCTCTTAGATGCACTTAAACAAAAAAAACATGTCGTCACAGCCAATAAGGATTTAATGGCGATCCATGGTGCACAGTTACTGAAAACAGCGGTTGAAAATCAATGTGATCTTTATTATGAAGCCAGTGTAGCCGGTGGAATTCCTATTCTACGTAGTTTATCAGACGGATTGTCTGCTGATCGTATAAAAAAGATAATGGGTATTGTGAATGGAACAACAAACTATATATTAACGAAAATGAGTACAGAAGGTAGTTCGTATGAAGACGTATTAAAACAAGCGCAGGATCTAGGATTTGCAGAGAGTGATCCAACATCAGATGTTGAAGGGCTGGATGCCGCAAGAAAAATGGCGATCCTCGCTACGCTTGGGTTCTCAGCTCCTGTCAGTTTAAACGATGTGTCTGTAGAAGGAATAAGTAATATTTCTGATACTGATCTGCACTATGCAGAAAGACTAGGGTACACAATGAAATTAATTGGTATTGCTGACCGAACGGACGGGAAGATTGATGTCAGTGTGCGTCCAACACTTTTACCAAACGAACACCCGCTTTCATCTGTACACAATGAGTACAACGCCGTGTACATTCACGGTGAAGCAGTAGGAGAAACCATGTTTTATGGACCGGGTGCTGGCTCCTTGCCAACTGCAACAGCAGTGGTATCCGATCTAGTCACTGTGATGAAAAACATGAGACTTGGGGTAAACGGAAAGAGTGTACTTGCTCCAATGAACGAAAAGAAATTAAAAGAAGCAAGTGAAATCGGCTCACAATACTTTATTCGCTTGAGAGTATTAGACCAGACAGGGACATTCTCGGCCATCACAGCATTGTTCGCTGAATTTGATGTTAGCTTTGAAAAACTTCTTCAGTTACCAGTTGAAGGCGAAGAACTAGCTGAAATTATTGTTGTTACACATAAAACAAGTAAGCAGACATTTGATGGATTAATTGAACGATTGAAGAACGTAGAGGTTGTCGAATCAGTTGAAAGTAGCTATTGCGTTGAAGGGGGAAATTAA
- the yutH gene encoding spore coat putative kinase YutH encodes MFERNIYDSYRLYSEKRFKLDGYECFEAGGVPYILFPKDESASNEADMLTFISFLREAGDVSVPELVQTVQGANVSLIEGSEMYLCQLPLPNHVRAQPLPTDERGIGEHLASWHHFGRQIQPRVRQQELFGQWGAIWTTRLEQLENWYEELYMQGPRTVVDETFLTTYPYFMGLSENAIQYVTDTTLDGAGSETIEGTLCHRRFSERAWIQLAGNGVMIKPPTAFVFDHPARDLAEWLRGRRSQLSRSNQWSQATDFLEGYQRYQSLSSTSWRLMFARLLYPVHYFELVEDYYRCQIPIDQQKLGQTFLQLIEQEKDNEIFLHRFADVRPMPNTPTGFPRVDWL; translated from the coding sequence ATGTTTGAACGGAACATTTACGACAGTTATCGGTTGTATAGTGAAAAACGATTTAAGTTAGATGGGTATGAATGCTTTGAAGCGGGAGGCGTTCCCTACATTTTGTTCCCAAAAGATGAGAGTGCTTCAAATGAAGCAGATATGCTCACATTTATCTCTTTTCTGAGAGAGGCAGGAGATGTATCTGTTCCGGAATTAGTTCAAACCGTGCAAGGAGCTAATGTCAGCTTAATTGAAGGCTCAGAAATGTATCTCTGCCAATTGCCATTGCCGAATCATGTGCGTGCCCAACCTCTGCCAACGGATGAGAGGGGTATAGGAGAACACTTGGCTTCTTGGCATCATTTTGGAAGGCAAATTCAGCCGAGAGTCAGACAGCAGGAACTGTTTGGACAATGGGGAGCCATCTGGACAACCAGACTTGAGCAGCTTGAGAACTGGTATGAAGAATTGTATATGCAGGGACCAAGAACCGTTGTGGACGAAACCTTTTTAACAACCTATCCATACTTTATGGGCCTATCGGAAAATGCCATTCAATATGTAACAGATACAACACTGGACGGAGCAGGAAGCGAAACAATAGAAGGTACGCTTTGCCACAGGAGATTTTCAGAGCGAGCATGGATTCAACTAGCAGGGAATGGAGTCATGATCAAGCCCCCTACGGCTTTTGTATTTGATCATCCTGCGAGAGATCTTGCTGAGTGGCTTAGAGGACGACGAAGTCAGCTGTCGCGCTCGAATCAGTGGTCTCAAGCAACAGACTTTCTAGAGGGATACCAAAGATATCAATCACTTTCTTCTACAAGCTGGAGGCTCATGTTTGCCCGGTTGTTATATCCCGTTCATTATTTTGAACTGGTCGAGGATTATTACCGCTGTCAAATACCAATCGATCAACAAAAACTTGGTCAAACCTTTTTACAGTTAATCGAACAAGAGAAAGATAATGAGATTTTTCTTCACCGATTTGCAGATGTACGTCCGATGCCTAATACGCCAACTGGTTTTCCGAGAGTTGATTGGTTATAA